From a region of the Actinopolymorpha singaporensis genome:
- a CDS encoding quinone-dependent dihydroorotate dehydrogenase, giving the protein MYELLYRRVLQHIPAETAHRLAFAAIRFAGAVPGLGAGMRRVLGPTDPVLRVRALGMDLPGPLGLAAGFDKDAEGVDGLTALGFAYVEVGTITAQAQPGNPRPRMFRLPADRALVNRMGFNNHGAAAAADRLRRRVEGGQARGRTAYVGVNIGKTKVVPEAGAVGDYVASARRLAPYADYLVVNVSSPNTPGLRDLQAVERLRPLLAAVRQTLDEPARTERVDHRDRADHARPPTARRVPLLVKIAPDLSDADVDAVADLALDLGLDGIIATNTTIGRDGLRTDAGEVAELGAGGLSGAPLKARALEVIRRLHARVGDRLVLVAAGGIENADDAWERIRAGATLVQAYTGFIYGGPAWPRKVHRGIARRARAAGYGSVAEAVGTSGRPGPGGTPLSRSGRE; this is encoded by the coding sequence ATGTACGAACTCCTGTACAGAAGGGTGCTCCAGCACATCCCGGCCGAGACCGCTCACCGGCTGGCGTTCGCGGCCATCCGGTTCGCCGGTGCCGTGCCCGGACTGGGCGCCGGGATGCGGCGGGTGCTCGGGCCGACGGACCCGGTGCTGCGGGTCCGGGCGCTCGGGATGGACCTGCCGGGGCCGCTGGGCCTCGCTGCGGGGTTCGACAAGGACGCGGAGGGCGTCGACGGGCTGACCGCTCTGGGTTTCGCGTACGTCGAGGTCGGCACGATCACCGCCCAGGCCCAGCCCGGCAACCCGCGCCCGCGGATGTTCCGGCTGCCGGCCGACCGGGCCCTGGTGAACCGGATGGGCTTCAACAACCACGGAGCGGCGGCCGCGGCGGACCGGCTGCGCCGGCGGGTGGAAGGCGGCCAGGCCCGCGGCCGGACGGCGTACGTCGGGGTCAACATCGGCAAGACGAAGGTCGTCCCCGAGGCCGGGGCCGTCGGCGACTACGTCGCCAGCGCCCGGCGGCTGGCGCCGTACGCCGACTACCTGGTGGTCAACGTCAGCTCCCCCAACACCCCCGGCCTACGCGATCTGCAGGCGGTGGAGCGGCTGCGTCCCCTGCTCGCCGCCGTACGCCAGACCCTGGACGAGCCGGCCCGGACCGAGCGGGTCGACCACCGCGATCGTGCCGATCACGCCAGGCCGCCGACGGCCAGGCGGGTCCCGCTGCTGGTGAAGATCGCGCCCGATCTGAGCGACGCCGACGTGGACGCGGTGGCCGACCTGGCGCTCGACCTCGGACTGGACGGCATCATTGCCACCAACACCACCATCGGCCGGGACGGCCTGCGCACCGACGCGGGGGAGGTCGCCGAGCTGGGAGCGGGCGGGCTGTCCGGCGCGCCGCTGAAGGCGCGCGCCCTGGAGGTGATCCGTCGCCTGCACGCGCGGGTGGGCGACCGGCTGGTGCTGGTGGCGGCGGGTGGCATCGAGAACGCCGACGACGCGTGGGAACGCATCCGTGCGGGCGCGACGCTGGTGCAGGCGTACACCGGTTTCATCTACGGCGGGCCGGCCTGGCCGCGGAAGGTCCACCGGGGGATAGCCCGGCGAGCCCGGGCAGCCGGCTACGGCTCCGTCGCCGAAGCCGTAGGCACGTCCGGCCGTCCCGGGCCCGGGGGCACACCGCTGAGTCGCTCCGGAAGGGAGTGA
- a CDS encoding ATP-dependent DNA ligase has product MLLDDLAQASAAVSGTSSRLEKVRRIADCLRAADPDEVPLVVSYLAGELRQRRTGVGYAALRDLPPPADQPTLGVSEVDAAFAEISQVAGSGSQQRRRDLLTALWARATSAEQRLLAGLVTGELRQGALDGVMVDAVIRASELPAAQVRRAIMVAGAIAPVARAAVAGGGDVAVLDAFRLEVGRPLRPMLASSAPGVAEALDKLAGPAALEWKLDGIRVQVHRAGEVVRIFTRTLDDVTDRLPEVVATVRALPATSLVLDGEVLALDEARRPLPFQVTSSRVGSRTDTAQSRATVPLSAFFFDVLHHDGTDLLTASGAERWSVLESVLPDELVVPRMVTADAVEAGEFFADAVRRGHEGVVVKSLSAPYDAGRRGSAWIKVKPRHTLDLVVLAVEWGHGRRTGLLSNLHLGARDPETGGFVMLGKTFKGLTDELLRWQTKRLLELETHRDRWTVHVRPELVVEVAFDGIQRSSRYPGGMALRFARVLRYREDKPAAEADTVQTVRDLHTGSVTNDAETQ; this is encoded by the coding sequence ATGCTCCTCGACGACCTCGCGCAGGCCTCCGCGGCGGTCTCCGGCACGTCCTCGCGGCTGGAGAAGGTCCGCCGGATCGCCGACTGCCTGCGGGCAGCCGATCCCGACGAGGTGCCGTTGGTGGTGTCCTATCTCGCCGGTGAGCTCCGCCAGCGCCGCACCGGCGTGGGCTACGCCGCCCTGCGCGACCTGCCCCCTCCGGCCGACCAGCCGACGCTCGGCGTGAGCGAGGTCGACGCCGCGTTCGCCGAGATCTCGCAGGTGGCGGGGAGCGGATCACAGCAGCGCCGGCGCGACCTGCTCACCGCCTTGTGGGCGCGGGCGACCAGCGCCGAGCAACGCCTGCTCGCCGGCCTGGTGACCGGTGAGCTCCGGCAGGGTGCGCTCGACGGCGTGATGGTCGACGCGGTGATCCGGGCGAGTGAGCTGCCCGCGGCGCAGGTCCGCCGGGCGATCATGGTCGCCGGTGCCATCGCCCCGGTGGCCCGGGCGGCTGTCGCCGGTGGTGGTGACGTCGCGGTGCTCGACGCGTTCCGACTGGAGGTGGGTCGGCCGCTGCGCCCGATGCTCGCCTCCTCCGCGCCCGGCGTGGCCGAGGCGCTTGACAAGCTGGCCGGCCCGGCGGCACTGGAGTGGAAGCTCGACGGCATCCGTGTCCAGGTGCACCGGGCCGGAGAGGTCGTACGCATCTTCACCCGCACCCTGGACGACGTGACCGACCGGCTGCCGGAGGTCGTCGCCACGGTGCGCGCCCTGCCGGCCACGTCGCTCGTCCTCGACGGCGAGGTGCTCGCGCTGGACGAGGCCCGGCGGCCCCTGCCGTTCCAGGTCACCTCCAGCCGGGTCGGATCGCGCACCGACACCGCCCAGTCGCGGGCCACGGTGCCGCTGAGTGCGTTCTTCTTCGACGTCCTCCACCACGACGGCACCGACCTGCTCACGGCCTCGGGTGCGGAGCGCTGGTCGGTGCTGGAAAGCGTCCTTCCGGACGAGCTGGTCGTGCCGCGCATGGTCACCGCCGACGCGGTCGAGGCGGGTGAGTTCTTCGCCGATGCCGTACGCCGCGGCCACGAGGGCGTCGTGGTCAAGTCGCTGAGCGCTCCCTACGACGCGGGCCGACGGGGGTCGGCGTGGATCAAGGTCAAGCCGAGGCACACCCTCGACCTGGTGGTGCTTGCCGTCGAGTGGGGGCACGGCCGGCGCACCGGCCTCCTCTCCAACCTCCACCTCGGCGCCCGTGATCCGGAGACCGGCGGGTTCGTGATGCTGGGCAAGACGTTCAAGGGCCTCACCGACGAGTTGTTGCGGTGGCAGACCAAGCGGCTGCTGGAGCTGGAGACGCATCGTGACCGCTGGACGGTGCACGTGCGGCCGGAGCTGGTGGTGGAGGTCGCCTTCGACGGCATCCAGCGCTCGTCCCGCTATCCGGGAGGGATGGCGTTGCGATTTGCCCGGGTGCTGCGCTACCGCGAGGACAAGCCCGCCGCCGAGGCCGACACCGTGCAGACGGTACGCGACCTACACACCGGATCCGTCACGAACGACGCGGAAACCCAGTGA